The Euzebyales bacterium sequence ACGCGATCCGCGCCTTCGCCGTCGACGCCCTGGACCGCTGGGACGTGGACCACTCCCGCGACCACATGGCCAGCACCCTCGGTCCGACCCACATCGTCACAGCCGGCGACGGCGATCCGCTCGTGCTGCTGGCCGGCACGAACTTCTGCGCCGCTACCTCGCTCGAGCTCATCGGGATGCTTGTCGCGACCCACCGCGTCCTTGCGATCGACCTGCCGGGTCAGCCTGGCCTCAGCCATGACGAGCGGCCACGACGGCCGCGGGACGCCTATGGCAGCTGGCTGGCCGACCTCCTCCCCAGGATCACCGACGCGCCGGCCGTGCTCGTTGGACACTCGCTGGGGGCGCGCGTCGTGCTGCAGGCCGTCGCCGCCGGTGCCCCCGCCGCGGGGATGCTGCTGATCGACCCGGCGGGACTGATCCGGCTGCGTGTCACACCTCGGGTGATGGCGCCGACCCTGCCGTGGCTCCGCCGTCCGGATGCCGACACGTCGGAGGTGCTGCTGCGGATGATGATGGCGCCCGGCCACGGCCCGCCACCGTCGCTGACGACGTGGATGAGCCTCGTCGGCCGCCATGTCAGGACGTCACTGGCGCCCGCCCCCGTCCCGGCGTCGACACGTCGCCGTACGGCCGGCACGCCATGCGTGGTCGTTGCGGGCCGCCACGACGCGTTCCTCCCAACGGGTCCGCTGTCCCGCGCCGTCGCGCGGATGCTCCCCGGCGTACCGTTCCACCTGGTCTCCGACGCGGGCCACCTGCTTCCCCACGAGCGTCCAGACGCCGTCGTCGCTCTCGTACACGACGACTTCGCCGTGCCCGGCCGCCGGCACGACGACCCCTGAGCGGCCGTCCTCCGCCACCTCTGGATGCTGTGTCTGCCCGCCCTCGTCCCTTCCGTTGACGATCGCGGGGAAGAATCTCCTGCGCCGGGTGTCGATCTCGCCGG is a genomic window containing:
- a CDS encoding alpha/beta fold hydrolase, with product MSIYRSTAGRDAIRAFAVDALDRWDVDHSRDHMASTLGPTHIVTAGDGDPLVLLAGTNFCAATSLELIGMLVATHRVLAIDLPGQPGLSHDERPRRPRDAYGSWLADLLPRITDAPAVLVGHSLGARVVLQAVAAGAPAAGMLLIDPAGLIRLRVTPRVMAPTLPWLRRPDADTSEVLLRMMMAPGHGPPPSLTTWMSLVGRHVRTSLAPAPVPASTRRRTAGTPCVVVAGRHDAFLPTGPLSRAVARMLPGVPFHLVSDAGHLLPHERPDAVVALVHDDFAVPGRRHDDP